DNA sequence from the Staphylococcus epidermidis genome:
CTGCATCTTGGATTTCTTGTCTCATATCAGAATTGATAGGATGCGCGATGTCACGGAATTCACCATCTGGTGTACGTTTACTTGGCATTGCGACGAAAAGACCTGAGTTTCCTTCAATTACACGTAAATCATGAATTACAAAAGCTTCATCTAGCGTAATGGAAACGAGTGCTTTCATTCTGCCGTCTGTTTGTATTTTTCTAAGTCTTACATCTGTCACTTTCATGTAGTGAGCCCCCCTAGTATATCTTTATGTTATTAGAAGCTTGACAACTTTTAAGAAAATTATAATTCCTTCACTTTACCTATCAATTCAATTTCTACCTTTACGTCTTTAGGCAACCGTGACACTTCAACACAACTACGAGCTGGTTGGTGTTCGACGAAATAGTTTCCATAGATTTGATTAATTTGTTGAAAATCATTCATATCAGAAATATAGATTGTCGCTTTAACAACAGAATTCAAATCAGAACCTGCTTCTTTTAATACCACAGTTAAATTTTCTAAAACTTGCTTAGTTTGTTCTTGAACATCATCGCTAACAATTGTTCCATCAAGTGTGAGTGGAATTTGACCTGATGTAAAGACAAAACCGTTTATAACAGTTGCATGCGAATATGGGCCTAGTGCTTCGGGTACCTTATCTGAGTTGATTATTTTCATGATGAATTTGACACTCCTTTTTTAAGAAAATTTAGACAAACTGTTGCCTGGTTCCACTTTAAATTCTTGGTTGTACTCGTCGACATCTGACAATCTGACTAAGGAAGTATAATCTTCAATTAATCTTTGTTTTACTTCTTTTGATTCTACAAGTACTGATACCCCTTTTACATGGGCTTTAAACTCATTCATTAAATTCATTACTCCATTAATTGAGCCACCAGCCCTCATAAAATCGTCTACTACGAGGACATTAGAATTCTCAGCTAAAGTTCGTTTCGATAACACCATTGTTTCTATTTTTCTAGATGATCCTGAAACATAATTGATTGAAACCGTAGAACCTTCTGTAACTTTATTGTCCTTTCTTATAACCACTACAGGTAAATTTAATACGTTTGCGACTGCATTCGCAAGTGATATCCCTTTAGTCGCTATGGTAACAACAGCATCAAGTTCTTCGTTCATATATATACTAGCAATTAACTTACCTACTTTATTTAATAGAGAAGGATTACCAACTAAATCGGATAAAAATAAATATCCTCCAGGTAGCAAACGGTCTTTCTCTTGTAATTGCTCTATCACCTCATCAACAACCTCTGTGGCCTCTGATTTACTCATCATAGGCTTATAGGTTACTCCACCGCTAGCACCTGCTGTAGTAATAATAGTTCCTAATTTTTCATTTTGAAACGTATTTTTAATGATTTGAACGTCTTCACTAATTGACGATTTTGCTTGTTTAAATTTCTTTACAAAATACGTGAGGGGTATCAACTTATTTGGGTGGTTCATGAGGTATTGTGTCATAAATACAATACGTTCGCTTCTTTTATATCTCATCTTTTCAAACCCTTCTATCCTAATAATCTTACTAAGTAAACTTCATTACAACAACCATTCACTGCATTATAAATATTTTTAGCTTGTCTTTCTTTTTGAGCTAGCCCGTAAACAGTAGGACCGCTTCCACTCATCAAAGCACCATCAGCACCACATTGTAGCATGTTATCTTTAATCTTTTTAATGTCAGGATGCATAGCCATAGAAACAGGCTCTAACCGGTTAGAAAGACTATTGCATAATAAATGATAATCATTGTTCTCTAAAGCTTGCTTACACTTTTCATTATGAACTATATGTTCTTCAGTTAAATCTAGTGCTTTAAATACATCAGGTGATGAAATTCCGATGTTAGGCTTAGCTAAAACAACCCATGCAGAAGGTGGTCTTTTTAGGAAAGTTACTTGCTCGCCACGCCCCGTACACACAGCAGTTTGGTTATAAATACAAAAAGGTATGTCTGTGCCTATTTGTATGCCTAATGCAGCTAAAGCGTCTAAAGATTGACCTAAACCAAACAATCGATTCAATCCTCTCATTGTAGCGGCAGCATCCGCAGAACCACCTGCAAGTCCAGCTGA
Encoded proteins:
- the spoVG gene encoding septation regulator SpoVG, whose protein sequence is MKVTDVRLRKIQTDGRMKALVSITLDEAFVIHDLRVIEGNSGLFVAMPSKRTPDGEFRDIAHPINSDMRQEIQDAVMKVYDETDEVIPDKNATSDNEESDEA
- a CDS encoding RidA family protein produces the protein MKIINSDKVPEALGPYSHATVINGFVFTSGQIPLTLDGTIVSDDVQEQTKQVLENLTVVLKEAGSDLNSVVKATIYISDMNDFQQINQIYGNYFVEHQPARSCVEVSRLPKDVKVEIELIGKVKEL
- the purR gene encoding pur operon repressor translates to MRYKRSERIVFMTQYLMNHPNKLIPLTYFVKKFKQAKSSISEDVQIIKNTFQNEKLGTIITTAGASGGVTYKPMMSKSEATEVVDEVIEQLQEKDRLLPGGYLFLSDLVGNPSLLNKVGKLIASIYMNEELDAVVTIATKGISLANAVANVLNLPVVVIRKDNKVTEGSTVSINYVSGSSRKIETMVLSKRTLAENSNVLVVDDFMRAGGSINGVMNLMNEFKAHVKGVSVLVESKEVKQRLIEDYTSLVRLSDVDEYNQEFKVEPGNSLSKFS
- the ispE gene encoding 4-(cytidine 5'-diphospho)-2-C-methyl-D-erythritol kinase, producing MIYETAPAKINFTLDTLFKRDDGYHEIEMVMTTVDLNDRLSFEKRTDNKIVVDIEHNYVPNDNKNLAYKAADLMFERFNINEGVTISIDKDIPVSAGLAGGSADAAATMRGLNRLFGLGQSLDALAALGIQIGTDIPFCIYNQTAVCTGRGEQVTFLKRPPSAWVVLAKPNIGISSPDVFKALDLTEEHIVHNEKCKQALENNDYHLLCNSLSNRLEPVSMAMHPDIKKIKDNMLQCGADGALMSGSGPTVYGLAQKERQAKNIYNAVNGCCNEVYLVRLLG